The following are encoded in a window of Paenibacillaceae bacterium GAS479 genomic DNA:
- a CDS encoding multiple sugar transport system permease protein: MREKALGFSEMAKDRLFLLLLIVPAFAMLLFTIGIPIVKSIYMSFFDVTLLRMKSQPWNDFANYAGIFKDGEFFSALRVTLTYVFCIVSIQFVLGLFLALLLNSNIRFKKLFRTLILIPWIVPTIVSALLWMWLFQPQYGLVNYVLQELHLINGPKDWLTNLDLALPAVIVTALWRQLPFMSTMLLAGMQGIPEDMYEAARIDGANRTQTLLHITLPMLKNNIKTVTLISIIENFKMFPLFWIMTGGGPLDKTTTLAIYSYKAAFVQLDLGKGAAIGALWLIIMILISSLYNKLFSIGEEDESGRGKRRVKSKSVKQKVAA, from the coding sequence ATGAGAGAAAAAGCGCTCGGGTTTTCTGAAATGGCTAAGGATCGCCTATTTCTACTACTCTTAATCGTACCTGCTTTTGCTATGCTGCTGTTTACGATCGGAATTCCAATTGTGAAGTCGATCTATATGAGCTTTTTCGACGTAACACTGCTGCGCATGAAAAGCCAGCCTTGGAACGATTTTGCGAACTACGCAGGAATTTTTAAAGACGGAGAGTTTTTCAGCGCGCTTCGCGTAACCTTGACGTATGTGTTTTGTATTGTCAGCATTCAATTTGTTTTAGGCCTGTTTTTGGCGCTTCTATTGAATTCCAACATCCGCTTTAAAAAGCTTTTCCGAACGTTGATTCTTATTCCGTGGATCGTACCTACGATCGTTTCCGCTTTGTTATGGATGTGGCTTTTCCAGCCACAGTATGGACTCGTCAACTATGTGCTTCAAGAGCTGCATCTCATCAACGGTCCAAAAGACTGGCTGACCAATCTCGATTTGGCACTTCCCGCTGTCATCGTCACGGCGCTTTGGCGTCAACTGCCTTTCATGAGCACCATGCTGCTTGCAGGCATGCAAGGAATTCCTGAAGATATGTACGAAGCAGCCCGAATTGACGGCGCCAATCGTACACAGACTTTACTGCATATTACTTTGCCGATGCTTAAAAACAATATCAAAACAGTTACACTCATTTCCATCATCGAAAACTTCAAAATGTTCCCGTTGTTCTGGATTATGACGGGTGGCGGACCTTTAGATAAAACAACAACGCTGGCTATCTACAGCTATAAAGCAGCATTTGTTCAGCTCGATTTGGGCAAAGGCGCGGCAATTGGCGCATTGTGGCTCATTATTATGATTCTGATTTCCAGTCTGTACAACAAATTATTCTCCATAGGGGAAGAAGACGAATCTGGAAGGGGGAAACGCCGTGTTAAGTCAAAATCAGTCAAACAAAAAGTTGCTGCCTAA
- a CDS encoding multiple sugar transport system permease protein, with the protein MLSQNQSNKKLLPNLGQYAGLLLFLLFLIFPLYWMLVTSFKDNSVLFKIPPEWVPSQPIITHYAKLLSDNIFLVYYKNSLVVSASTTLITLLFAMFAGYGFSRFHFKFKNFLMFSILSTQMLPVVSLLIALYAMYKSYGLLNTQFGLILALTTASLPFSIWMIKVFFDGIPVALEEAAKIDGCSRFGILFRVIFPLSKPGIFSVGIYTFILSWDDLLYSLTLINKDHLRTLNPGISVRYMGEVAYDWANIMTVCLTATIPIVVLFLFFQKYMVAGLTAGAVKG; encoded by the coding sequence GTGTTAAGTCAAAATCAGTCAAACAAAAAGTTGCTGCCTAACCTGGGCCAATATGCGGGCTTGCTCCTGTTTCTTCTGTTTCTGATCTTCCCGCTGTACTGGATGCTCGTCACATCCTTCAAAGATAATTCCGTGTTGTTCAAAATCCCGCCGGAGTGGGTGCCCTCTCAGCCTATCATTACCCACTATGCCAAATTGCTGTCCGACAACATTTTCCTTGTGTACTACAAGAATAGCCTTGTTGTAAGCGCAAGCACAACGCTAATCACCTTGCTTTTCGCGATGTTTGCCGGTTACGGGTTCTCCAGATTCCATTTTAAATTCAAAAACTTCCTGATGTTCTCCATCTTATCGACCCAGATGCTGCCGGTTGTTTCCTTGCTCATAGCGCTTTATGCCATGTACAAATCGTACGGATTGCTCAATACCCAGTTCGGGCTCATCCTTGCCTTGACGACAGCCTCATTGCCCTTCTCGATTTGGATGATCAAAGTTTTCTTTGACGGTATCCCGGTAGCGCTGGAGGAAGCGGCAAAAATCGATGGCTGCAGCCGATTCGGAATTTTGTTCCGCGTTATTTTCCCGCTGTCCAAGCCAGGTATTTTCTCCGTTGGAATCTATACATTTATCCTCTCATGGGATGATTTGTTATATTCCCTGACGCTCATTAACAAAGACCATCTGCGCACACTGAATCCCGGAATTTCCGTCCGGTATATGGGCGAGGTTGCATATGATTGGGCTAACATTATGACCGTATGTTTAACGGCGACGATCCCGATTGTGGTACTGTTCCTCTTCTTCCAAAAGTATATGGTAGCCGGCTTAACGGCTGGAGCTGTAAAAGGTTAA